In Streptomyces chartreusis, the following proteins share a genomic window:
- a CDS encoding DUF3039 domain-containing protein has product MSTLEPERGTGTGTLVEPTPQTSHGDGDHERFAHYVQKDKIMASALDGTPVVALCGKVWVPGRDPKKYPVCPMCKEIYESMGAGGGDDKGKGGDKK; this is encoded by the coding sequence ATGAGCACTCTCGAGCCCGAGCGCGGGACTGGTACGGGGACCCTCGTCGAGCCCACGCCGCAGACTTCCCACGGCGACGGCGACCACGAGCGCTTCGCCCACTACGTCCAGAAGGACAAGATCATGGCGAGCGCCCTCGACGGGACCCCCGTCGTGGCGCTGTGCGGCAAGGTCTGGGTGCCCGGCCGCGACCCGAAGAAGTACCCCGTGTGCCCCATGTGCAAGGAGATCTACGAGTCCATGGGCGCTGGCGGTGGCGACGACAAGGGCAAGGGCGGCGACAAGAAGTAG